In Schizosaccharomyces osmophilus chromosome 2, complete sequence, the following proteins share a genomic window:
- the shd1 gene encoding cytoskeletal protein binding protein Sla1 family, Shd1 gives MANLPIIGIYKVLYSYEPEPIDPNEQIPETERELFIAEDEIICLLQKGEDDWYLVKRNVNSPDKDEETGIVPSNYIAEDEPSARMKSLYDYEKQSIDEVSFPADQVLDAYGSIDEDWVLTRYNQQYGLAPRNYLEPSDASASTSAPSVSAPPAPASAVESQPRPSPSQQTRLPQQQIQQPPPPPIPPIQSPTSASSPPPPPPVPPLPQDYSSPSSNVAPAEEEDLSDVDEPDDYYTSNREQKVPPTYTLPQTETLPPPPPPPAPAGPAKSVSSPPPPPLPPVQPPRPSVSTSTATATSRRSNVPSSPTSPSDAYGDPGRHIKLQPGRVQEESNMDNNMSFDDPAYRKWEVREVVGKKKKRTGILAINNRSVVLTFTKSMENAEIFSVTDLINYSAERKHVFVEYKRDEGISSLHLHANSNGNADSIIRTLGDVAGSTRAAGLREIAEASGKPMPNLPSDSALYKLNEASEKSGANGGRTGFYEASTVYNSSRSPADEGTSAAPSGAEKMGTIVYGFEAEAPDELTVSVDDRVVIINDTASSDWWKCRLNGKEGVVPASFVKSDASINERSASKPSTGNLSRKSSRHEQKEEPKPEKKDTHRRSRSHSVVKPDVTKLRTWTDRTGAFKVDADFLGFSDDKIHLHKSNGVKISVPSTKMSYKDLDFVELMTGKKVYSRSERRKETHKEPRSKHAKENDEDIPPPQPARPQSRPTLVPPIGTEAKDKIDVIEERPRITYDWFDFFLRCGVDFTVCNRYTRNFNNEHLDETCIPSLTPEMLRTLGLKEGDVIRVMKHVNELNGVSSSPAVLRPSVAEMKSLSPSSSTPEVQMPQPTPSRALNTEPAIAMNQQFEDDAWSNRPIEEPTIRSSSVPQHKTQLESDMQKMGLSEKQKISEPAPRPSSVPTAKVSEKKVEDNEKSSQPSLAPQPTGITIQNAYFTAPPPTYSDPFQSPLYVQPTGFQPPASALPAQTTGFQAQMPVLSMQTTGHQQPMDYIASQPTGIKTQPTGFPAQPTGMQYQPTGLNSQMTGIAMQSTGMQYQPTGAMPQQAKSVMPQSTGQQHDIMSNMQGQRMDLASQPTGLQSQYTGFQQPLTPAPMQPSYGYNMQPNLNDQSMYYNVAPTPFAYDQQNMYAPMDQQGYYGTDMQGQMGMQQPYMQNYYDPSQQMAYGYDTNGYDAYGAGYGYGQHYGGTPNEISNDPVSNPGLYMPSGYENMQQPSDYYQPSFTAVDHNENPNARKASITQATPDNPFGF, from the exons ATGGCAAATTTACCAATCATAGGTATTTACAAGGTTTTGTACAGTTATGAGCCGGAACCAATCGATCCAAATGAACAAATTCCAGAAACAGAACGAGAATTGTTCATCGCGGAGGACGAAATTATCTGTCTTCTGCAAAAAGGTGAAGATGATTGGTATTTAGTCAAACGAAACGTCAATAGTCCTgacaaagatgaagaaactGGTATCGTTCCTTCGAACTACATTGCTGAG GATGAACCCTCAGCAAGGATGAAAAGTCTTTATGattatgaaaagcaatcaatAGATGAGGTTTCGTTTCCAGCTGATCAGGTGTTGGATGCTTACGGAAGCATTGACGAAGATTGGGTTTTGACAAGATACAATCAGCAATATGGCCTTGCCCCAAGGAATTATCTTGAACCTTCAGATGCATCTGCTTCTACATCGGCGCCAAGTGTCTCTGCTCCACCAGCACCGGCTTCTGCTGTGGAGTCTCAACCACGACCTTCACCTTCGCAGCAAACCCGTCTTCCTCAACAGCAAATACAACAaccaccaccaccaccaaTACCTCCTATTCAGTCACCTACATCCGCTTCCTCTCCTCCTCCACCACCTCCTGTCCCTCCATTACCTCAAGACTATTCATCACCATCATCTAATGTGGCTCCTgccgaagaagaagacttGTCCGACGTTGATGAACCTGATGACTATTATACTTCAAACAGAGAGCAAAAGGTTCCTCCTACATATACACTACCACAGACCGAGACTTTACCACCACCGCCACCTCCTCCTGCACCTGCCGGACCTGCGAAGTCTGTTTCTTCTCCACCACCACCCCCTTTACCTCCCGTACAGCCTCCAAGGCCTAGCGTAAGCACTTCTACTGCTACCGCGACTTCACGACGATCCAATGTACCTTCCTCTCCCACTTCTCCATCAGACGCTTATGGAGATCCTGGTCGACATATTAAACTTCAGCCTGGAAGGgttcaagaagaaagcaATATGGATAACAATATGTCCTTTGATGATCCTGCTTATAGGAAATGGGAGGTTCGTGAAGTAGTCGgtaagaagaagaagcgtACTGGGATTCTCGCTATCAATAACAGATCCGTCGTACTTACCTTCACAAAGAGCATGGAAAATGCGGAAATCTTTTCGGTTACCGACCTGATAAATTATTCTGCTGAACGAAAGCacgtttttgttgaatatAAACGAGATGAGGGAATTAGCTCCTTACATTTGCATGCTAATAGCAATGGAAATGCTGATAGCATCATTCGTACTTTAGGCGACGTTGCTGGATCCACTAGAGCAGCTGGTCTTCGAGAAATTGCTGAAGCTAGTGGCAAACCTATGCCTAATCTGCCATCTGATTCTGCCTTGTACAAGTTGAACGAGGCTTCTGAAAAATCTGGTGCTAATGGTGGAAGAACTGGTTTCTATGAAGCTTCCACTGTATACAACAGTAGTAGGTCACCTGCTGACGAAGGAACATCGGCTGCTCCTTCGGGTGCCGAAAAAATGGGTACCATTGTTTATGGATTTGAAGCCGAAGCCCCTGATGAGTTGACTGTGAGTGTAGATGATCGAGTTGTTATCATAAATGATACTGCTAGTAGTGATTGGTGGAAGTGCCGTTTAAATGGTAAAGAGGGTGTGGTTCCAGCCAGTTTCGTCAAGTCAGATGCTTCAATTAATGAGAGGTCTGCTTCCAAACCTTCCACTGGAAACTTATCGAGAAAATCTTCTCGACACgaacaaaaagaggaaCCAAAGCctgaaaagaaggatacTCACAGAAGATCTCGTAGTCATTCTGTCGTCAAGCCTGATGTTACGAAACTTCGTACTTGGACCGACAGAACTGGTGCTTTTAAGGTTGATGCTGATTTTTTGGGTTTTAGTGATGATAAAATTCACTTACATAAATCGAATGGTGTGAAGATTTCTGTACCAAGTACGAAAATGTCTTACAAAGACCTTGATTTCGTGGAGCTTATGACTGGCAAGAAGGTTTATTCCCGTTCTGAACGGCGCAAGGAAACACATAAGGAACCCCGTAGTAAACACgcgaaagaaaatgatgagGATATTCCTCCACCACAGCCTGCTCGTCCTCAAAGCAGACCAACTTTAGTTCCTCCTATTGGCACCGAAGCTAAAGATAAAATCGATGTTATTGAGGAGAGACCTAGAATTACATACGACTGGTTTGACTTTTTCCTTCGCTGCGGTGTTGATTTCACTGTCTGTAACCGCTATACCCGTAATTTTAACAATGAGCATTTGGATGAAACATGTATTCCTTCTTTGACGCCTGAAATGTTGCGGACTTTAGGTCTTAAAGAAGGTGATGTGATTCGTGTCATGAAGCATGTGAACGAACTTAATGGAGTATCTTCTAGCCCTGCTGTTTTAAGGCCTTCTGTCGCAGAAATGAAATCTCTGTCTCCATCTTCATCTACTCCTGAAGTGCAAATGCCACAGCCCACACCCTCCAGGGCTTTGAATACCGAGCCTGCGATTGCGATGAATCAACAATTTGAGGATGATGCCTGGTCAAATAGACCTATTGAAGAACCTACTATCAGATCGTCTTCAGTTCCTCAACACAAAACTCAACTGGAATCGGATATGCAGAAAATGGGTTTGTccgaaaaacaaaagatttctGAGCCTGCTCCTCGTCCTTCATCGGTTCCAACTGCAAAGGTTTCTGAAAAGAAGGTCGAAGATAACGAAAAATCATCTCAGCCATCTCTAGCACCGCAACCTACCGGTATTACCATTCAAAATGCTTATTTTACAGCTCCACCCCCGACTTATTCAGACCCTTTTCAATCCCCTCTGTACGTCCAACCAACAGGGTTTCAACCACCTGCCAGTGCTTTACCCGCTCAGACTACTGGCTTCCAAGCTCAAATGCCAGTATTATCTATGCAGACAACTGGACATCAACAGCCGATGGATTATATAGCTTCTCAACCTACTGGCATCAAGACCCAGCCAACTGGATTTCCTGCTCAACCTACTGGGATGCAATACCAACCAACTGGCCTGAATAGTCAGATGACGGGTATTGCAATGCAGTCAACTGGAATGCAATATCAACCAACTGGGGCTATGCCTCAGCAGGCTAAATCCGTAATGCCTCAAAGCACTGGTCAACAACATGATATTATGTCGAACATGCAAGGTCAGAGGATGGATTTGGCATCTCAACCAACCGGTTTACAAAGTCAGTATACTGGTTTTCAACAACCTCTCACCCCCGCTCCTATGCAACCGAGCTACGGGTATAATATGCAACCTAACCTTAATGACCAGTCAATGTATTATAATGTTGCGCCCACTCCGTTTGCATATGACCAACAAAACATGTACGCACCTATGGATCAACAAGGATATTATGGAACAGATATGCAAGGTCAAATGGGGATGCAGCAACCTTATATGCAAAACTACTATGATCCTTCACAACAAATGGCCTATGGTTATGATACCAATGGGTATGATGCATACGGTGCTGGATATGGATACGGTCAGCATTATGGGGGTACGCCAAATGAAATATCAAATGATCCAGTTTCAAATCCAGGCTTATATATGCCTTCAGGCTACGAAAACATGCAGCAGCCATCTGATTACTATCAACCTTCTTTTACTGCAGTAGACCATAACGAAAATCCCAATGCCAGGAAAGCGAGTATAACTCAAGCTACGCCAGATAATCCATTTGGATTTtga
- the aro7 gene encoding chorismate mutase Aro7, which translates to MSVVNEKLKLENIRSALIRQEDTIVFDFLERAQFPVNEKVYKEGSEGCLNLQQTDKSFLEFLLHEEEKLYSLVRRYASPEEYPFTSDLPEPILPDFKKPFPLHRNEVNVNAEIYDYYVKEIVPKICANGNDSDNFGSTAVSDIRCLQSLSRRIHYGKFVAEAKFLANPEKYKKLIEARDSEGIINAIVDPVQEGRVLQRLHYKALTYGRDSADPTKPTDKINADTVVSIYKEYVIPMTKKVEIDYLLNRLKD; encoded by the exons ATGAGTGTTGTGAATGAAAAGCTGAAGCTCGAAAATATCCGCTCTGCACTAATCCGTCAAGAGGACACTATAgtctttgattttttggaacGTGCTCAGTTTCCTGTAAATGAGAAAGTTTACAAGGAAGGAAGTGAAGGTTGCTTGAACTTGCAGCAAACTGATAAAAGCTTCTTAGAGTTTCTTTTGCACGAAGAGGAAAAGCTTTATTCGCTCGTAAGACGTTATGCTAGTCCTGAAGAATACCCTTTTACATCGGATTTACCAGAACCCATCCTGCCTGATTTTAAGAAACCTTTTCCACTACATAGGAACGAGGTAAATGTGAATGCTGAAATTTATGACTATTATGTGAAGGAAATTGTGCCAAAGATCTGCGCCAACGGCAACGACTCTGACAATTTTGGCAGCACAGCAGTAAGTGATATCCGATGCCTCCAATCTCTATCTAGAAGAATCCACTATGGAAAATTTGTCGCAGAAGCAAAATTTTTGGCCAATCCAgagaaatacaaaaaattgattGAAGCTCGTGATTCAGAAGGAATAATAAACGCGATTGTCGACCCCGTACAAGAAGGACGTGTGTTACAACGTCTTCATTATAAAGCTTTAACTTATGGTCGTGATTCCGCAGACCCTACCAAGCCAACGGATAAAATTAATGCTGATACGGTCGTTTCCATCTACAAG GAGTACGTGATTCCCATGACTAAAAAGGTAGAAATAGATTATTTACTTAATCGTCTCAAGGACTAG
- the vph1 gene encoding V-type ATPase V0 subunit a, whose protein sequence is MSHSLYRSEDVSLVQLYLPTESVRPVMLALGELSTIHFKDLNKDVVTFHRSFVREIRLLDEAERQLRYLHSEIALNSIEIPEHHLPTNYEFTLETTAIEDIIEKISRLELRVRQLVESSRSLNANYLQQMEYSNVLSKVDAFFAKSTNAHNPFDINADSGSMMVGEDDATAPLIENALELGTTGSFNSEDTNARTSVSLDFVTGIIPSVKFQFLERILWRTLRGNLYIYQTRADESVIHGSEDVEEKTVFLVFAHGTQILSRIRRISESLGATLFSVDEDSSIRTGQVQQINGNISDIFAVLENTRSALYTELAFIAGHISSWESILHKDKTVYQAMNLFSYDQNHKCLIAEGWCPTANLPLVQKTLRDVSDLVDSQAPSILNIIRTKETPPTYFRVNKFTEAFQSLIDSYGVATYREVNHGIVAIVTFPFLFAIMFGDLGHGAIMAAVALMFIMNEKSLAAKKDMDEILGMIFYGRYMVLLMGLFSMYVGFIYNDLFSKPMSLFTSRWAWPVKSEDTNARAIQTGTYPIGIDPAWHSADNNLLFMNSYKMKVSVVIGVIHMTYCLFLSLSNYRFFKRKLDIYAVFLPSLIFLEAIFGYLVITIIYKWGVDWKGNDWQPPSLLNMLILMFLSPGKIEEPLFRGQKQLQIILVLAALICIPWLLCAKPYLLWREHRQQEVRYLSVNDSQNVDEEALLDAENEEPQEEGFDFGEIIIHQVIHTIEFCLGCISHTASYLRLWALSLAHNQLSSVLWNMTLANAFQMTGVVGSIFIVILFAFWFIVTCLVLVAMEGTSAMLHSLRLHWVEGMSKHFEGEGYAFTPFTFLQSAAE, encoded by the exons ATGTCACACTCACTGTATA GATCCGAGGACGTCTCTTTGGTGCAGTTATACCTGCCAACAGAGTCCGTCAGGCCTGTAATGTTGGCATTGGGGGAATTGTCAACTATTCATTTCAAAGAT CTAAATAAAGATGTCGTAACGTTCCATAGGTCTTTTGTTCGAGAGATTCGACTTTTAGATGAAGCTGAACGTCAACTACGTTATCTTCACTCAGAAATTGCTTTAAACAGCATCGAAATTCCAGAACATCATCTTCCTACAAATTATGAATTTACTCTAGAAACGACCGCAATCGAGGACATAATTGAAAAGATCTCTCGATTGGAATTGCGCGTTAGACAGCTAGTGGAGTCAAGCCGAAGTCTGAACGCAAACTATCTTCAACAAATGGAGTACTCAAACGTATTATCTAAAGTTGATGCGTTCTTTGCAAAAAGCACCAATGCCCATAACCCTTTTGATATCAATGCTGACAGTGGATCCATGATGGTTGGAGAAGACGATGCCACTGCTCCTCTTATTGAAAACGCTTTAGAATTAGGAACCACGGGCTCTTTTAACAGTGAAGATACTAATGCTCGAACTTCCGTTTCACTTGACTTTGTTACCGGTATTATCCCCTCTGTGAAGTTTCAGTTTTTGGAACGTATCCTTTGGCGTACTCTCCGTGGTAACCTCTATATTTACCAAACTCGTGCCGATGAATCTGTTATTCATGGATCTGAAGatgtagaagaaaaaacagtgtttttagtttttgcCCACGGTACTCAAATTCTGTCGAGAATACGTAGAATCTCAGAAAGCTTAGGCGCAACTCTCTTTTCCGTTGACGAAGATTCCTCCATCCGCACCGGACAAGTTCAGCAGATAAACGGGAATATCAGTGACATTTTCGCTGTCCTGGAAAACACTCGCTCTGCTCTTTATACAGAACTTGCTTTTATTGCAGGGCATATCTCTTCCTGGGAATCGATTTTACATAAGGATAAAACTGTTTACCAGGCTATGAATTTATTTAGTTATGATCAAAACCATAAATGCCTTATCGCCGAAGGGTGGTGCCCAACCGCTAATCTTCCTTTGGTACAAAAAACACTTCGTGATGTGTCCGATCTGGTTGATTCTCAAGCACCCTCTATTTTAAATATCATTCGCACTAAGGAAACACCTCCTACCTATTTCCGAGTCAATAAGTTTACTGAAGCTTTTCAATCACTAATTGATTCTTATGGTGTGGCTACTTATCGCGAGGTAAACCACGGAATCGTTGCCATTGTTACATTTCCTTTCCTGTTCGCTATCATGTTTGGTGACTTAGGCCATGGTGCAATAATGGCTGCTGTAGCTCTAATGTTTATAATGAACGAAAAATCCCTGGCAGCCAAGAAGGATATGGATGAAATCCTAGGCATGATCTTTTATGGTCGTTATATGGTACTTTTGATGGGTTTATTCTCTATGTACGTTGGTTTCATTTATAACGATTTATTCAGTAAGCCAATGTCTCTCTTCACTTCTCGTTGGGCATGGCCTGTAAAGAGTGAAGATACCAATGCCAGAGCGATTCAAACCGGAACATATCCGATAGGCATTGATCCTGCTTGGCATAGCGCAGACaataatcttttgtttatgaattcTTATAAAATGAAGGTTTCCGTTGTTATCGGTGTTATTCATATGACTTATTGtctcttcctttctttatCGAATTATCGATTTTTTAAACGCAAGTTGGACATATATGCCGTTTTCCTTCCATCTCttatatttttggaagcaatttttggatatcTCGTCATTACCATTATATATAAATGGGGTGTCGATTGGAAAGGTAATGACTGGCAGCCTCCTAGCTTACTAAATATGCTCATTCTCATGTTTTTATCACCTGGAAAAATCGAAGAGCCCTTGTTTAGAGgacaaaaacaattacaAATTATTCTTGTGCTTGCTGCCTTAATTTGCATTCCATGGCTCTTGTGTGCCAAGCCTTACTTGTTATGGCGAGAACATCGCCAGCAAGAAGTCCGCTATCTATCAGTCAATGATTCGCAAAatgttgatgaagaagcCTTGCTTGATGCTGAGAATGAGGAGCCTCAAGAGGAAGGGTTCGATTTCGGTGAAATTATCATTCATCAGGTCATCCACACCATTGAGTTCTGCTTGGGTTGTATTTCCCATACTGCTAGTTACCTTCGTTTGTGGGCTTTATCACTTGCTCACAACCAGCTTTCAAGTGTTTTGTGGAATATGACTTTAGCTAACGCATTTCAAATGACCGGAGTAGTAGGCtccatttttattgtaaTTCTCTTCGCATTTTGGTTTATAGTTACATGCCTAGTTTTGGTGGCTATGGAAGGTACTAGTGCCATGCTTCACAGTCTTCGTCTTCACTGGGTGGAAGGTATGTCAAAACATTTTGAAGGTGAAGGTTACGCTTTTACTCCTTTCACCTTTTTGCAGTCGGCGGCTGAGTGA
- the nop12 gene encoding RNA-binding protein Nop12, giving the protein MSKDSSNGASASFAEKISGTAKIDSSLDNLFKQSKPLSRPAFKEPTKISLPSTDEIVDESPEQGTEIEVEKKKLKEKKNQSKKKKKSGLDSDNLEADYFDKLREEEVVEKEVVKKDAESEDEEERSKKENKEQGSEKEKQKSEQEKLEQRAIKHQQEVKIQQELQKSEKTIFVNNLPSKIVVDKHEYKSFAKHFRQFGNIKSIRFRSLAFSEFLPRKVAFLEKKLHAERDTVNAYIVYDEASSARNALSLNATIFMDRHLRVDSVSHPMARDVKRCIFVGNLAFEAEEEPLWRYFGQSGEIEYVRIIRDPKTNLGKGFAYIQFKEPLSVDKALLLNEKQMPEGRTLRISRAKTIKPNASTPNRNVKTNVKTNNPKGRTLQGRARKLIGKAGNALVEQNLSLEGHRAKPGENPLAKKKKPSKKRKERADTWKQNNSKKAKV; this is encoded by the exons ATGAGTAAAGACTCATCAAACGGCGCGTCTGCTAGTTTTGCAGAAAAAATAAGCGGTACAGCGAAGATAGATTCCTCTTTAGACAATTTATTTAAGCAATCT aaaccgcTTTCGCGTCCTGCTTTCAAAGAACCCACCAAAATATCGTTACCAAGCACAGATGAAATTGTTGATGAAAGTCCTGAACAAGGAACCGAGATTGAAGtcgaaaaaaagaaattaaaagaaaagaagaaccaatccaagaagaagaaaaagtctGGTTTGGACAGTGACAATCTCGAAGCCGATTATTTTGATAAATTAAGAGAAGAGGAAGTAGTCGAAAAGGAAGTAGTTAAAAAGGATGCAGAAAGCGAAGACGAAGAGGAACGAtctaaaaaggaaaataaagagCAAGGATccgaaaaagagaaacaaaagtcaGAACAGGAGAAATTGGAACAGAGGGCAATAAAACACCAACAAGAAGTTAAAATTCAACAAGAGCTCCAAAAGTCCGAAAAAACTATTTTCGTAAATAACTTGCCATCTAAAATTGTTGTAGACAAG CACGAATACAAGTCTTTTGCTAAGCATTTTCGTCAATTCGGAAACATCAAATCGATCAGGTTTCGCAGTTTGGCCTTTTCCGAATTTTTACCTAGGAAGgttgcttttcttgaaaagaaacttcATGCTGAACGTGATACAGTAAATGCTTACATTGTTTATGATGAAGCTTCATCTGCCAGAAATGCGTTATCATTGAATGCCACCATCTTTATGGATCGCCATCTTCGCGTAGATAGCGTTAGCCATCCTATGGCTAGAGATGTAAAACGCTGTATTTTCGTTGGTAATTTGGCTTTTGAGGCAGAGGAAGAGCCATTATGGCGCTACTTTGGACAGAGCGGTGAAATTGAGTATGTGCGTATTATTCGTGATCCCAAGACAAATTTGGGCAAAGGATTTGCCTATATTCAATTTAAGGAACCTCTTTCAGTTGACAAGGCTCTTTTGTTGAACGAAAAACAGATGCCAGAAGGAAGAACTCTACGTATTTCAAGAGCCAAAACTATCAAACCCAACGCTTCTACTCCTAATCGAAATGTAAAGACAAATGTAAAGACCAACAACCCAAAGGGTCGTACTTTGCAGGGTAGAGCCCGTAAATTGATAGGTAAGGCAGGAAATGCTTTGGTTGAACAGAACTTGTCTTTAGAAGGCCATCGGGCTAAACCGGGCGAAAATCCtttagcaaagaaaaagaagcctaGCAAAAAGCGTAAGGAACGTGCCGATACTTGGAAGCAAAATAATTCCAAGAAGGCTAAGGTCTAA
- the mpo1 gene encoding ER membrane fatty acid alpha-oxygenase Mpo1, with protein MSMLSTSYRFYAAYHSNAVNIRIHQVCIPLLLCTALILFSNFDVRLLNSSFHVNLAVLIATIYQGFYLCIDFIDGLLYAPALYLYSILLPKLLFQRWSQSTVNSTAIFLHIISWVLQFIGHGVFEKKRPALLDNLVQSIFFAPLFAFLETSPLFGYQPAVTKNIRIATKIQQKEEIHGSSKSVKSESLFDESLLESPATEVSNGRTDITIRPLYLSDINDEYLDLLDVLVAATVRPTLASYQKRFLELKKDFPDTYYTIVVEDKESRKIVGTATLFVERKFIRGNGICAHVEDVVVHPKFQNRSIGKLLIQTLTKLAFILNCYKLILDCSETNVKFYEKCGLNRAGAEMKIYNDLLRENK; from the exons ATGTCGATG CTTAGTACAAGCTACAGGTTTTATGCGGCATATCATTCGAACGCCGTTAATATTCGAATTCACCAAG TGTGTATTCCTTTACTTTTGTGCACGGCTTTGATTTTATTCTCCAATTTCGATGTGAGGTTGctcaattcttcttttcatgtGAACTTGGCTGTTTTAATCGCTACTATATATCAAGGGTTCTATTTATGCATTGATTTCATAGATGGTTTGCTATACGCTCCTGCTCTCTATTTGTATTCGATTTTGTTGCCGAAGTTGTTGTTTCAACGATGGTCTCAATCCACAGTGAATTCGACTGCTATCTTTTTACATATCATAAGTTGGGTACTACAATTCATTGGTCACggtgtttttgaaaaaaagagacCCGCGCTTCTTGATAACCTTGTTCAgtctattttctttgcacccttgtttgcatttttggAAACGAGTCCTCTTTTCGGATATCAGCCTGCTGTTACAAAAAACATTCGTATTGCTACTAAgattcaacaaaaagaagagattCATGGATCTAGTAAGAGTGTAAAATCGGAGAGCTTGTTTGATGAATCTCTTCTGGAATCCCCTGCAACTGAAGTTTCAAATGGTCGCACAGATATTACGATCCGCCCTCTATATTTGAGTGACATAAACGACG aGTATTTGGATCTCCTTGATGTCTTGGTTGCTGCTACTGTTCGTCCAACCTTGGCTTCTTATCAAAAACgatttttggaattaaaaaaagattttccAGACACTTATTATACTATAGTTGTCGAAGATAAAGAAAGCCGTAAAATA GTCGGAACAGCCACTCTATTTGTGGAAAGGAAATTCATACGCGGCAATGGAATTTGTGCACATGTAGAAGACGTTGTCGTCCATCCCAAGTTTCAAAACCGTTCCATTGGCAAACTTTTGATTCAAACCCTTACGAAATTGGCTTTCATTTTGAACTGTTACAAACTAATCCTTGACTGCTCCGAAACCAATGTTAAATTTTATGAGAAATGTGGCCTAAACCGCGCAGGTGCCGAAATGAAGATTTATAATGACCTCCTTCGAGAAAACAAGTAA
- the pos1 gene encoding Spa2 interacting protein Pos1: protein MVLSPASSYLLNHSILQSSKEPLYDGANFSESQNKYLLLKAKKEALKKKVEYQSAYAKALNLLGDKKNKDNGIEKLLVDFEDSKMCLKETEEKWQVAEISRLSKLVSTLMQGALNIEKESKKTSISSEVPTILHASVKEVQSQLERLDILEDPGPSSDMSVPSIIADLQRISKALAKIPSNLKSNEIHEPSRISNSSLDKETLANILLDWQKLGAEQNTYLREISNSGNVTPDCLLQLRQYFFRSELLSEKLYNICSFNDEADNNLL from the exons ATGGTTTTATCACCAGCCAGTTCGTATTTGTTGAACCATTCTATCTTGCAAAGTAGTAAAGAGCCGCTGTACGATGGTGCGAACTTCAGTGAATCCCAAAAT AAATACTTACTtctaaaagcaaaaaaagaggcattgaaaaaaaaagttgaataCCAATCAGCATACGCCAAAGCTCTAAATTTACTAGGCGAcaagaagaacaaagaTAATGGTATCGAAAAACTTCTTGTAGATTTCGAGGATTCCAAAATGTGTTTAAAGGAAACAGAGGAGAAATGGCAGGTTGCTGAAATCAGTCGGTTGTCGAAACTGGTGAGTACACTTATGCAAGGGGCATTGAATATAGagaaggaaagcaaaaagacCTCCATTTCTAGTGAAGTACCAACAATTCTTCACGCATCTGTGAAAGAAGTGCAATCGCAGTTGGAAAGACTTGATATATTGGAGGATCCAGGTCCTTCCTCAGATATGTCTGTACCCTCCATCATTGCTGATCTTCAGAGAATCAGCAAAGCACTGGCTAAGATACCGTCAAATTTGAAATCTAATGAGATTCATGAACCATCTCGAATCTCTAACTCTTCTTTGGATAAAGAGACTTTGGCGAATATTCTCCTAGATTGGCAAAAGTTGGGTGCAGAACAAAATACATATTTACGAGAAATAAGCAATTCTGGAAATGTCACTCCTGACTGCTTGCTTCAATTACGACAATACTTTTTTCGCAGCGAATTGCTTTCTGAGAAATTATACAATATCTGTTCCTTCAATGATGAAGCAGACAACAATCTTCTGTAA
- a CDS encoding Schizosaccharomyces specific protein Mde1: MRVLRFIVALLTLQISEKKFVCSSIIKRTINPPESIVLQTLHTKYWSFKAHVPVNYDPQSKGFMVHHDGTHLYMGEYPGTILLRTEYKDDLTLHTKDRKALVYHPLNPLGLEHEAGSPFFIEMVEERREPESPYMLFYSTSLHFTTCKENEKWIIYSGDMNIPSLDCVPIELVGIRYKGWRTNDKRPFTIKNPGEDGLDAPWNDQLIPM, translated from the exons atgcGAGTCTTGAGGTTCATTGTTGCTTTGTTGACGTTAcaaatttcagaaaaaaagtttgtatGCAGCTCGATAATAAAACGCACAATCAATCCTCCCGAATCAATTGTGTTACAAACACTTCACACAAAATATTGGTCATTTAAGGCTCATGTTCCTGTTAATTATGATCCCCAAAGTAAAG GCTTCATGGTACATCATGATGGTACCCATTTGTATATGGGTGAGTATCCAGGAACAATTTTACTGCGGACTGAGTACAAGGACGATTTGACATTGCATACGAAAGATCGTAAGGCTTTGGTGTATCACCCACTCAACCCTTTAGGTTTGGAGCATGAAGCAGGATCCCCGTTCTTTATTGAAATGgtagaagaaagaagggaGCCAGAAAGTCCTTACATGCTTTTCTACTCAACATCTCTGCATTTCACAACCtgcaaagaaaacgaaaaatggATTATTTACTCCGGCGACATGAACATCCCTTCACTTGATTGTGTTCCAATAGAACTTGTCGGAATCAGGTACAAAGGATGGAGGACAAATGACAAAAGACCTTTTACTATCAAGAACCCGGGAGAAGATGGATTGGATGCTCCTTGGAATGACCAGTTGATTCCTATGTAA